The DNA sequence CACCAGTGCTAACTAAAGCTCAGCCAGGAGAGCCTCTGTACCTATACTTGTCAACAGGAGCACAAGCCGTAGGAGCTGCCCTAATCAGGGAAGAAAACGGAAAACAGCAACCAGTCTACTATGTAAGCCAAGTGCTCAAAGACACAGAAACAAGATACCCAAGATTGGAGAAGTTTGCCTTTGCCTTAGTCACAACTTCAAGAAAGCTCAGGCACTACTTCCAAGGAAGAGAAATTAGAGTAGTGACAAATCAACCACTAAGGAAAATAATTCATAAGCCAGATGTCTCGGGAAGACTTGTTAATTGGGCTGTGGAGTTGAGCCAGTTCAATTTAAGCTTCACTCCCAGGACTTCCATCAAAGCTCAAGCACTTGCAGATTTCATAATAGAATGCAACTTCCCAGAAGAAGAGCTAGAACCAATGGACACGGATCAGGAGCCAGAAAAGAATACAAGTCTGGGAGCCTGGACCTTGAGagtagatggttcttcaacaagcgAGAGGTCGGGAGCTGGACTCATACTCAAAAGTCCTGAAGGATTCATAATTCAAACAACTATATCTTTCAGCTTCCCCGCAACAAATAACCAAGCAGAATATGAGGCGTTAATCGTAGGACTAAAGCTCTCCAGGACTCTAAAGATCCAGGACCtaaaaatctacagcgactcccagagagtggtcaagcaaacaaatggAGAATATGTAGCAAAAGACCCTATCCTAGCTAAGTACCAAGCACTGGTTCAAAGTTACTAAGCCTCAATACCAAACCATCAAGTCCTTCAGATTTATCGAGAAGAGAATGAAGAAGCGGATATTCGATCCAAATTAGTCCGGAACTCATCAGATCTAGACTGCTCAGTTTACTTCGAAGAGCTCCACAAACCATCTATCGATTCCGAAGAAGTCTTGAAGATCGAAAGCAACCACAACTGGATGACTCCCTTCATCAACTATTTGGAGAAAGGAGAGCTcccagaagataaaggaaaagctcaaagactgaaagcaaaagcagccaagttcttcctcgaagaaggagtactataccgcaggaccttctcatctcctatcctgaagtgtattggcccagaagaagcaaagtactgtTTGGCGGAAGTGCATGAAGGGATATGTGGAGACCACATATCTGCAAATGCCCTAGCTTataagatcataagacaaggTTACTACTGGCCAACTATTCACCAGGATGCAATAGAGTTCGTCAAGAAGTGCAAGGAATGTCAGCTTTTCAGCAATGTGTCCCGGATCAGCCCAGTCCTACCATCCTCAGTCCtgtcacctatcccctttgctgTTTGGGGTATTGACATAATGAGACCCTTCCCCCGGGCCAAAGGAGACCTCAAATAACTCTTAGTCTCTATTGATTACATGACAAAATGGGTCGAGGCGAAAAAAATGAGGACAATCAATCAACAagactgcataaagtttatggacaacattttgatgaggttcgggataccacgagtcctagtatcagacaATGGACCCCAATTCATCGGATCAGAGTTCGAGTCCTACCTCCAGGAGCGCGGGATCAAGCACAAAATAATCATCAGTggcatatccccaaggaaatggACAAGTAGAAGTAACCAACAGAATCCTGCTCCGAGGAATTGAAAAAagactcaaagaaagcaaaagcaaatggccagaagaactaccaagcgtactttggtcctacaggacaagcccCAGAACAGGCACAggagaaactccattcaaactagcTTATGGCATAGAAGCAATGCTCCCTATTGAAGTGGGATCTCCTTCTcacagagcaataaactttgaCCAGGAAGCAAACGAAGAAGGATTTAGAACAAATATGGAGCTAGTTGATGAGGTCCGGGATCAAGCTGTAGAAATGATGGAAAAGTACAAGGAGAAAACAAGAGAGCACTTCAGTAAGAAATctagagtcaaaaacttccaagttggagacttAGTCCTTCGAGATATAGAAGCATTAGATCCCACAAACACTGGAAAgctaatgcccaaatgggaaggaccatacaaagTCAAAGAAGTCCTGAggccaggaacctacaagctcctGAGCATGGATGGCTCAGAAGTCCCAAATACTTGGCATTGACTAAGGCTAATAAAATTTTACCAGTAGGAGAACAAATAGAGCAACCAAAAATCTTGTAGCcaatatggcaagcaaccaatttGTTTCCCCTTATATTTTGTATGAATGATTAATGAAAAGCATTTCCCCTTTAAATATTTATCAAAatccaccactagtccggacaagctattagtcacactacaagaaaaatagGGTGACACAACGGTTTTTAACCGTTGTCTGATACCCCTCAATACCGTTGAGTATTGAGGCGCCGTCTGATGCGCATATCAAACAACGGTACCCAATCGTTGTCTGTCTCACTGCAAGACAACAACGCAGATACAAGAAAACGTTGTTAGAAGGTTGGTATACACAACAGTTCTGTTATAACAGAGTGTTATGATAGATTGTGTTATTCATGCGTTTCTTAGATGCACACCACGTGTCTGATATGTTTAACACAATGGTTCCGCTAAGACGAAATATTGTCCTTCCTTCCTATAGTCAACAgttttaaaaacaaaatatattgTCTGAAATGACTCCATACAACGGCGTAGTTATAAAATAATATTGTAAGATGATGTGTTAGTCAATAATTCCCGTGAGATGAAGTGTTGTCCTTTCTCCATTCTCACAACATTTTCTGTAAAATGATGTGTTGTCTTATATTAATAGAGTCAATGGTGTGCTAAAAGAGAAAGTATTGTATGAAATTTATGTTACAACGCTCCAGTAAAACTCATATTGTGTGTATTCCATATAGACAAATCTTTATTCATTTGTAACATTTGTAGAAATAGCAACATACAACAGTTTTATTTGTAGGAATAGCAACATACAACAGTTTTATTTTCAACTGCTTAAAGCAATTTATTCATGCTACGTCAACTACTCTAACCCTGCTCTTGATCCAATTATTTTCCGACAACTCCTATATGTTGCATTAGTCGTCCCACTGCAAAATAACTGGGTAGCCTGGCATATGCTGAAAAAATAGAAGGCAAAAAAGAACAACACATTCAATGACTccatatttttttgttaaaaaacaaATTCAATAACTGAATGAAAAATGCCAAAGATAGTTTCATAACAGAGGGTACCTACTTAGAGCTTAAATGGTTTTTATCTAGCAATCCATGAGCAATATAAGCATAAAAACTCTTAAAAgtatataatatatttgaaacTTTATGAAGCAAATAAATTAATACGGTAGTAGTAAATACAAACATTATTAGAGTATAAAGTGTATAAAAGGATTATATTAATGGCTCACAATGCTTATATGGCTATACACTAATACGACCATGAATGTAAGCCAAGGCATTTGCAGGTAATTGAAATCACAACTGATAAGGATTCTTGTGAGCAATTTTGTAGAACATTGGGATCCACTACCTGTATAAACTCATCGTGGCTCTCCAGAGACACGTGTAATGACACATTATAATGCATTACTATGTAATATAACAAAAATTAAGCAAGTGATTTTATTAGGTGAAAGACCATAGTTGATAATTTAGCAGTCATCATTAGTACCTGAGTAGGTACCTACTAGTACTAGTAGTGACGAGATGAAAACAAGTAGTAGGAGTGTGGACACAAGTGAGTTTGGAATGTATAGCAGCGACATAATTAGTGGTGCTAAAATTTATGGCGGCTTACACCCTCGTCAGTTTGCTACTACTCCAGGAGCAAATATAAGTATAAACTGATACCAAATGACACATTACAATGCATTATAATGTCATATAAACAGATACACCAAATATAAACTATGAATGAAAAATTATACCTGCTTTGGTTGACCGTAAAAAATAATTGTGACAATAATATGACACATCCCTATCCCATTGCCATTTAAAACAGTTGCTTCCATTTCCTGGAAAACAGAAAAGGTAACAAGTTAAACAAGTGTCAGTAGTTCTTCTCTGGCATTCCATGCTCAAAGAACTAGACAAATAAACAATCAATAGTAGTGTGAATTATACTAGATCTGCAATTGAAAGTATAATTATGTATGTAGAAAGAACACAAAAAAATTTGTACCAGTTGGTAGTTACAAAGAaaagatatacatatataccTTCTGGATCACGTAATTGCTAAAAACATCAGTCATTAAAGTGACAGCTTGAGGAAAAATTTTCAAAGTAATATAATAGTTCCTGAATGTCATCTGAAGTCATTATCTTAATATGTCATCTTAATATAAAGTAAATTCAGATGACATATTAAGTCATAAACAATTATATCTTAATATGTAGTAATATAATTGTTTTAAGAAGCCTGAGATTATTGTGCATATTATGTCAGTAGTGTGTTTAGACTAATTCATCGAAAATTTCTACTGGGATATGAGATTACTATGTATATTACTGTGTATTGATGAAAAGGCATTCAGTTTGTCTGACAATCATATTTCTACTGTGATATGAAATTTCTGAGAAACAATATGACAAAGGATCGCTAATTTTTGCAGGTGAAGTATTACATATTCCTATGTCTTAGATATAATATTAAATCATGAATACTCTGTCTCGTGCTTTAAAGATTGGCAGATTTAGTGTGACTAATACCTGATGTTTAAAATGAAAAAAGCAACCCGGACATAAGGCGCTAGTCTGAATGGGAGAGAATAGAATAAAAGTACTACCTTCTAACAAATTagaatattaaaaattaataaatttttttgTAAAACTTGTAATATACTTATAAATAAATTTGGAAACTAGAATTTTCACTTCATTGTTGTTATGAAATTAAATAAGATTCATTTGAAATTTTTcgataatatttttaaataactaatatcttaacatccttacAATTCGATTTGTTCCCGATTAACCagataatatttaaaaataaattttaacaCATTTTTCAGTTCCCGTCATGCAAGtgtaatttgaatttttttaaatatttttttcatatgactagaataaatatattttaacatccgtatggttggatcgtcgaaaaaaatgatttaaaaaaattatcttgttAATCGGGTAGAAATATCATGTTAGAAGGTAGTACTTTTATTAGATTTTTTAGTTCATGTCATCATGCAAGTGTAATTTGAATTTTTTAGAGACATTATTGGGGAAATGGGAACAAAACCCGGAACATATCGGGGGGAAATGAAATTTGGACAAAGGGGGGAATGAAAAATTGGGAAGAGGGAAAGAAAAAAAAGGTTAAAAGAATAATCCTAACATCTTTATACATATAaatgtaaaataaaaaaattgtaaattttaaaaatatttcacaTGGCTAAAATATTTTCTTAAGAACTATCATTTGtatttcaaaaaaatattaaaCAACTAATTTGATATTTTGATTCAAATTAAAAAGTTTATTAGGAATGAATATCGTTTTTGGGGTTATGCTTTTagcagatttttctaatcttgttCTGCAAGTGTAACGTAGCATCTCTTGCAATTATATTGACATTTGTcctaaaaataaattttcattcatatattttttaattacttttaacaTACTTAAAGATAAATATTTATAGAAACATTTGTTAAAGTTCATTAGTTTTGAAATAATAGGTCTTAAATTGCGTTAAAACTAATTTGTAATAGACAATGGTTTCATAAAAATAATACAAAACCGTTGTACTTGTAGTATTTCTACAACAGTTTAGAACAAATGATTTATAAGACGTTGTATGATTTTCCGTTCTTCAACGGTTAAGTGAGAATAAACTGTTGTCTGTAATCAAACGACGGATTACGTCGTAAATCCGTTGTTTGATTAATTTTCAGACAATCGTAAATGAGACTCATGTAAATATTAGTCATTTTATTGAATTTTCCTTATAAAATCATTCAAGATaagtttaattttttaatataattttttcatatgactaaaatctatatactttgacatccgtacgattggatcgtttaaaaaattattaaaaaaatattttgttgATCGGGAAAGAATCTCATTATAGGGAATAGTCATTTTACCGAATTtttcttataaagtcatgcaagataagtttaatttttttatataattttttcatatgactaaaatctatataccttaacatccgtacggttggatcgtctaaaaaaaattaaaaaaaataaatttgttaTTCGGGGAAGAATCTCATTGAGGGTAATAGTACTTTTACcgaattttccttataaagtcatgcaagataagtttaattttttttataatttttttatatgactaaaatctatatactttgacatccgtacgtttggatcgtctaaaaaataatcaaaaaatatttttgttattctcGTTGAGGTTAATAGTACTTCTAATGAaatttccttataaagtcatgcaagataagtttgatttttttttataattttttcatatgagtaaaatctatatattttaatatcCATACAGTTAGATCgtctaaaaaataattttaaaaataattttgttattcGGAAAGAATATCGTTTAGGGTAGTAGTACTTTTACTGAtttttccttataaaatcattcaatacaagtttattttttttataattttttcatatggctaaaatttatatactttaacatccgtatggttggatcattcaaaaaattatttaaaaaaattattttattgatcGGGAACGAATCTCATTATAGGGAATAGTATTTTTACcggattttccttataaaatcATGCAAGAAAagttttattttctttaataattttttcacctcactaaaatcaatataatttaacatccgtacggttggatagtctaaaacataattttaataaattattttgttaTTCGGGAAAGAATCTCGTTTGGGGTAGTAGTACTTTTACCGAATCTTCCTTATAAAGTCATTCAATATtagtttgattttttttaaattttttaatatgactaaaatatatatactttaacatccgtacggttggatcgtcaaaaacataattttaaaaaatatttttttaaaatctaaGAATTTGACATCACACaaaagttttttaaaaaaaccgTTGTGTGACACCTTCAGAAAATCAAGGGTTTTTATTGTGCCAACTAAGTGATCTAGGTGAAGTCAATCAATGGGTGAGATATTGTCAACTAAGCGATCCAGGTAAAATATTTTCCACCAATCAGGTGGTGCCACGTTTTCCTATAAATAGACGACGGTTATTGTCTTGTTAGAACTATCGTCTGAACCTTATTTAAGAACCGTTGTTTGATGTACGATAAGACCGGGCTTTTCATAAACACTTGTCTGAAAGGGAAATGTCCAGCAGAAAGACTTATAAATTAACTGTTGTCTCGGGATCGCTTAGACAACAGCTTTATAAACTGTTGTCTTTTTATATTTACAAGACAACGGCTTTTTAAACCGTTGTTATAGAGTTGGATTAACAACAGATTTAAAAAACCGTTATCTAACATTTTACAACGGTTACTCATTCCGTTGTGTGAAGCATATCAAGACAATAGTTTTAAAAAACTGTTGTGTAAACTCCacttttttgtgattttttttacAACGGTTCATAAAACCGTTGTATGAAACTAGGATTAGACAATGGTTATTGCAGGATAAAAAAACCACTCTCTGTTATTTTGGGACAATAGTTTTTTTTCAAACTGTTGTCTAAGTGGTGTTGTCTGATGCAGTTTTTCTTGTAGTGTCATGACTAGAgtaaccatttttacttagaattaattttctaactaaaatcCACCACTAATCCGAACTATCTactagtcaggactagagcaaccatttttacttaatatgaattttctaactaaaagccaccactagtccggacaagaaattagtcaggactagtgcacacatttttacttagaattaattttccacctaaaaagcaaccactagtccggacaagttATTAGTCAGGattagagcaaccatttttacttacTAGTCcagacaagctattagtcaggactagagaaaccatttttacttagaattaattttctaactaaaaagTCACCACTAGTCcagacaagctattagtcaggactagagcaaccatttttacttagaattattttctaaatacaccactagtccggacaagctattagtcaggactagagcaaccatttttacttagaattaattttctaactaaaaagccgccactagtccggacaagctattagtcaggactagagcaaccatttttacttagaattattttctaaatccaccactagtccggacaagctattagtcaggactagagcaaccatttttacttagaattaatttaaTAACTAAAAGcctagtcaggactagagcaaccatttttacttagaattaattttctaactaaaagccaccactagtccggacaagctattcGTCAGGACTAGAACAACCATTTTTACTgaaaattaattttctaactaaaagtcACCACTAGTctggacaagctattagtcaggactagagcaaccatttttacttagaattaattttctaactaaaagccgCCACTAATCCGGACTATCTactagtcaggactagagcaaccatttttacttaaaattaattttctaactaaaagccacCACTAATCCGGACTGTCTactagtcaggactagagcaaccatttttacttagaatgaattttctaactaaaagccaccactagtccaGACAAGAAATTAGTCAGGACTAGTGCACgcatttttacttagaattaattttccaCCTAAAAAGCAACCACTAACCCGAACAAGTTATTAGTCAGGAtcagagcaaccatttttacttacTAGTCCGGATAAGCAATTAGTCATGACTAGTGCAACCATTACTCGGAATTAATTTTCCAAGTGAAGAAgctaaccactagtccggacaagctattagtcatAACTAGTACAACAATTtttacttggaaaaattttctaaAGCAAAAACAACCAAAAATAACAAAGCAAAATAACAGCAAAGAAAAACCAAATATTCAAATATTAGCCAGACTAAACAAGCCCGGAGCAAGTACGAACATTACAAAGATATAAAAAGTCTCAAGACAAAACCAAATTACAGTTCAGAGAAAATCAAGACTCCGGAGCAAAAGTGCAAAGAAGCGAAAGGAAAGCTTACAAGATAGAGATTAAGGAGCGGTTTGGGATGACCAAGCTAAAACAAAGAACCTCCAAGAACTCTCCTGACCAAACAGCGATGACGACAAGAAAAAAAGAAAACACGAAGAAAAAGCGAGAGAAGCAAAGAAGAGAAAGTAAAAAAGAAGTAGGAGGGGAGGAGTGCCTTTTATAGGCACGGTGAAATCCCAACAGCCAATGCCATATGGCAAAATCAGGAGCGTCCATCAAAAAAGTAATTAACACAGTTAATGATGAGGCGCTCCAATCCACAATTCTTATAGCTGTAATAATTCAAATCATTGGGGGGAAAAATCCCCAAAACCGTTTCAACCTCCAAGTCCGGACTACACCACTCTACTCAATCCGGACTGAgagcaagaaaagctcaactccttctaaagaaaaccaccttagtcctgattcgccgaactcaccgcaatccggactggggggcaagaaaagctcaactccttacaatgacaaccaccttagtcctgattcgccgaactcaacgcaatccggactgggggcaagaaaaactcaactcttaaagacaaccaccttagtcctgattctcCGAACTCACCGCAATCCGGACtagggggcaagaaaagctcaactccttctAAAGACAACCACATTAGTCTTGATTCGTCGAACTCACCGcgatccggactggggggcaagaaaagctcaactccttaCAAAGATAACCACCTTaatcctgattcgccgaactcaacgcaatccAGACTGGGGTGCAACAAAAGCACAAATCCTTTTAAACAAAACAATCAAAAGCTCATGTTCTACAAACAAGCCCAAATttactcccccatccagaaaatctgtATAAGAGAGTGGGGGGTACATGATAGTACATACAGCTCCTGCAAGGGCTTGCCCTGGACTCCTAACTAtatagctcctggaaggactagtccTAGACTCCTAACTCCGcgcagctcctggaaggactagtccTGCACACTACCAGTCCTGACTGCCCCAGTCCCGCAAGCCCAACCTTGATAAATTCTTGCACGTGAGACACTGTCCCAAGCACATgatggggacaactgtcacacatcaatcatgggaataatcagggcacgtgtcagaggatcctcagaacattcctcagccagtcccgcactgacacgtgtaaagcatccactccagccaggtgcCCTCCGCTCCCACAGCCAATGTCTAtgatttaaaggtaccaaccccaaaaccctacccctgggctataaatagcccaagaaagtgaggttttggggttaatcactctctcacactcatatacacacacaaccaccttgcattcatatctatcttcatcttccccaaaagcgagttcttactctcacgccggaggcgccgcgggactcaaaccccccttccggtgttgttttgtaggacCCCCACCACAGCGGTGAAGGATCCAGGCACGGCGTCGAAGGAGCGGTCCggccaccaggagttatcaaaTATCACTTCACACATCCACAGTAAGAGGTATGAATACAAGACTTGATCGAATTTCAGGTATAATTGAATTAAGTATCCAGGTAAATACCATATCATTGCATCTTTGACATACTTGCTTATTTTAAGTAACTTTTTTAAGTAGAATTACTAAAGTAACCTTTTTATTTACAGTCTAATTACTACTCTATATTTACAGTTTAACAAATTTGATTActtataatttaatatttaatttaaattataataatataacaTAGACGTATTATATAAAAGATAGGACCCCGTTTAATTCAGAAAAGAAAAATGGCCCATGGCTATGTAATTTGTATTCATCTATTAAAATTGAGAGATGTTTAAACCTGTATTAGATTTACAAAGGCGCAGAGTCTTTGTACATAGTCTTTGTATATATGTGATGTTCAACGAACATAGAACATGAGTTTTTTGAAAGATATTTTTtctaattaatttattatttgcTAGTTGAAATATGATATCCTagattttttataataataatgTAGACATTAACAAATTTTCATTTAGATTTAATGTAACTAACGAACTCATGCAGTTTGGAAAAAAATAACTAACACATATATAAAAGCAAAAAGACTAGTAGAACTTTCAGAAAAAAACAAACACATGTACAGAAGCAAAAAGGTTTCAGAATTTTATTCCCAGCTCAACAAAAATTGCGTTTATCTTCGGTAACAAACTTGGAAATAAACAACTAATTAAAACAATATTTTATTAATCAAatttgttaaataaataaaatatatattaaaaataatattttattataacgTATCCCACCGCACCCGAATCCCCATATTTTTAAATTTACCGAATTTACTTATCCCCGTACTGCGCAACCACACCGACCCACCTGCACTCGTGCTTCTTAACTAACTATCTTCTCAAAAAACAATGGGTCGTCTCTATTGGAAAAAGCCTTCTAAAACAGCTTCCAGTCTGGAGGTAGAGAATTGGCTTCTTCATTCAGGATTTGATTAAATATCAAGTCCTCCAGTGCAACTATATCTTCCATGCATGTATCGCATATTGCATGCACAAAACTAACTGGAACTACAAATTGCCTTTGCTCATTTGCTTGGTGTATGATCTTTTCAAATTGGGAAGATAATTTAGGCAAGCTAAGATAGGAAGGAGGATATGGGGGGTACACATGGGCTCATGCAAAAGTATATTCTCAGGATGAATCAGGTAGCCATGTTGGCCTTTACAATCCCCTGCTGCAGTTAAAAGACCTTGTATAAGGCCTTTCACGATTTGGATACAATTCAACATTATCAAATAATTTTTGTCTCCTGCTACTTGAGGGGTTTTTAACCAAATACTCTGGCTAGCGTCATTGTATATGGTTTGTATGACAAAAATTTGTGACCAACACATTCAGCAAAACCATATTTGTAAACTTTACCATCAACCCCCCATATATCAATGAAAAATCGATCATTTTTTGCTTTCGTGCTTATGCGTGATGGCTTACCGTCTTGATGATAAAATGAAACTTATGAAATAATACCATCATCCTTCTCCTTCGGCGATAATTCAAAAACAGAGGATCTTTCAATAACTTGCATTAAACTCCTAAATTTTGAATCTTTAAAAAACAATAGTCACTGATAAGTAACCGTGTAAATATAACAAAACACCAAAAATAACACACAATTAAGAGAAAAATAATCGTACATGATATATCACAACCAACGATGTTCTCCATCAAGTTTCTGAGGAAAGATTTTACGTGAAAAAAACATGAAGCTGAGATGTCTCCTTAAGTTACATTGTGTTTATTTCCAAGAAACCACCTTGCCACCATAGAAATTGCTTTAAAATCGTTGTTACTCAGGCCACACTTTGACAACCACAATTTCCTCTCTTCTTTATTGTACTTGAGGCTTTCTACTTTTCTTAACATAAATAGCAGATCACCTAATTCTTGCACTTCATCTTCACAATACAATGTCATTTCACTTTTTTTCACATCTTGAAGAGCATCTAGTTTCCCGTCTGAAAAGTGTTTAAGACCCTGAAATCTTTTCTTCTGACCATCGCGAGTAGCGGATTTTATTTTTTCTCGATAAATTTCACGCTCCTTCAACACTTGGCTAATTTTTGCAGCGATGAGTTCTTGATGAGCCATTATGAAGATGAGATGAGTTCTTGATGAGCCATTATGGAGATGACTAGTTCTTATTTAGAACAACACCTTATATAGGTATATTTTATGATTTTGTGAAATACCTTGACACAAAAGAAAAATGATTttgtaaaataatatatactCGAATAGGGCTCACAAATTAACATGTAACCAAATATATGTTTTACTATAAAACGAAAATAGTATTGGATTTGATTATATTCTTTTAGATATAATAAAGAACTGAGATTAAATATGGGAGGTACGTTAATacttattaaaataatttttcgttAATGTAA is a window from the Apium graveolens cultivar Ventura chromosome 1, ASM990537v1, whole genome shotgun sequence genome containing:
- the LOC141713940 gene encoding uncharacterized protein LOC141713940, whose translation is MLPIEVGSPSHRAINFDQEANEEGFRTNMELVDEVRDQAVEMMEKYKEKTREHFSKKSRVKNFQVGDLVLRDIEALDPTNTGKLMPKWEGPYKVKEVLRPGTYKLLSMDGSEVPNTWH